AGTTTGTTACAATCGACATTCTCAGCGCTAGAGCTCACTAAAATCCCACACCCTTGAGTAGTAGAATTAcaaattttatttaaacaaagaTTTAATTGTATTATCTGCTCATATTGAATTATATTTGTGAGAGGCACGTAGAACAAAGGCAACTATTGTTTTACAAACATAAACCTTAGACTCTTTTATTGCAATTTCACATTTCAAAACATTCAATGACAAAGTCGAGATAAACACAACCAATTTACAATTTCCGTTTTAAATACAACACAAATAGACCTATCAACTTAAGCAAAACACGAAACAATACATTATTGCACGATACCCAAACAACATATAAAAGGTCCAGTTATAACTTTTTATAAAATCTCTACAATGCATTCCATTCTTTTCTGCATTTGATTAAAGATATTCACTCATAAAACGGTGGAATGATGAGATTCAATCCATGAAATTGCTTCATTCAGATGACCCGGTAGAGCCATtgcaccctcccccccactcctccagcagcagggtTAATAATGCTGCGTGGGGTACGCCCCCGGGTACCCTGCCATCAGATGCCCAGACGCCGCGGTTGGCAGCACCATCCCCGCTGGAAGGGTGGGGTACTGGTGGTGGAAGAACCCAGAGTCCCTGGGCAGgcccgtggtggtggtggtggtggtggtggtggcgggggaggGGTGGCCGTACGGGTGGAGGTGGCGCTGGGCGGCGACGGAGGACTGGACCTCCTGCAGCGGCGGGGAGGCAGTGAACTGGGGGTAGGGTGCGGGCCGGTACCCGGGGAGGTCCGGGTAGTGCAGGAACTGGGTGGCCACGGCGTGGGCCTGGCAGGCATGGGCCAAGGCGTCCTGCACCGTACGCTTCAGCTTCATGCGCCGGTTCTGGAACCAGTTCCGGAtctggtcggggggggggggggggggggaaccaaagAAGAAGTTAGGTTAACGTGAAACTCCATAATATCAGATAGCCTTGTCCCCGTTTCTTGCGATTCGCCCATCCCAAATCGTCATGCCTTGTACATTACAATATTTATGGGGGCAGGATTGTCTAGTGTCTTTATAACTAAAAACCAGAATCAGAAGTAATACTTATAGATACCCATGAATGAGCCCTACTAAATGCTGGTTGTGTGTATCATTTAACCTCTGAGGCTGAACAAGGTGGTCCTGTGTGAGGGGTTGATCGAGTGCCGGACTGCTACCTGTTTGTCGGAGAGGTTGAGCTTTCGACAGAGCTCTGATTTGTCCTGGGTGCCGAGGTAGGCGTTCTTCTTGAAGGCCCGCTCCAGGCTGTGGACCTGCTCCGCCGTGAAGGCTGTGCGGGGCCTCCTGgactgaggggagggaggaggggggagggcccGGCTGTGGGGGAGAGCCAccggggaagaggaggtggaggaggagagggagcgaccTCCTTCGCTCTCGTATCCGGAGGTCTCCTCCTCCGTGCCACTGCTGAAACCGGTCTCCGTTTCCGCCACTGGAAGAAGGGGAAAATTGAGTTATTATACAATGTAATCTGTGCAACTCCATCTTTAATCAACTTTAGCTTTCATCCATTTAAAGCTTTTAATTCACTCATTCATCTGGGATCCGCCACTCGCAGGAAGAGAGTTTAACTTTGTCTTTCCTAATGTAAAAATCGCTTGTAGCAATTTGGtaattaatttgtttaaagtgAGTGGTTCATAATTGAATTTACCTTGTTGGTTGTTGCTCTTGCGAGGGATTTCCTGGTTGGAAACACCGGCCTCTTTGGGGGGGAAGGAAGGGTTGGAGGGGAAGTCATGGGTAACGGCAGGGCCGCTGCTGGCCTCCGTCCCAGGCCTGGGTCTGTAGTAGAAGCCAGGCAGGGTCTCGGAGTGCGTTCCTGAGGTGCTGAAtcctggggtggtggtggttgagacCGACGGGCTCCCTGGTTCTGCAGACAGGCTGCTCTTGGCCATCCACTCGATAGAGAAGTGTCCCCTCATTGTCACAAAGTGCTTCTCGTAGATACAGTCTACAACTCTAGATATCCCTCCAAAACACTGTTTCAGATGAGAACCACAAACTATTAGAACCCCTTGGATTTTCTCTGGGTGAATTCAAACGAATGGAAAGTTGGATCCAGAAAAGGGCAGGTAAATCCTCAGTGTGTGTTGTCCAGtgtcctcagagagagagagaagtagttAGAAGTGGCCTGCTGCTTACCGGCTTCGCCTCTTTATTCCCAGGGCAACCCCttccccttttctctccctttttctttaAAGACATCCTCCGTCAAGGATCAAAGCCtcttgtcctcccctctctccccctccctcctttagTTTTCACAACTAGAGTAATTAAGATGTTACAATCACCCTCAATGAGGCTGTTACCTACGGCTCCAGCCAGtctaccagcccccccccccccccccccaccatccttttaaaa
This Gadus macrocephalus chromosome 19, ASM3116895v1 DNA region includes the following protein-coding sequences:
- the ved gene encoding ventrally expressed dharma/bozozok antagonist, which encodes MRGHFSIEWMAKSSLSAEPGSPSVSTTTTPGFSTSGTHSETLPGFYYRPRPGTEASSGPAVTHDFPSNPSFPPKEAGVSNQEIPRKSNNQQVAETETGFSSGTEEETSGYESEGGRSLSSSTSSSPVALPHSRALPPPPSPQSRRPRTAFTAEQVHSLERAFKKNAYLGTQDKSELCRKLNLSDKQIRNWFQNRRMKLKRTVQDALAHACQAHAVATQFLHYPDLPGYRPAPYPQFTASPPLQEVQSSVAAQRHLHPYGHPSPATTTTTTTTTGLPRDSGFFHHQYPTLPAGMVLPTAASGHLMAGYPGAYPTQHY